One Thermodesulfobacteriota bacterium genomic region harbors:
- a CDS encoding lytic transglycosylase F produces MDKTAPTEVSADSEEDDFGFQEAQDDESNPIFRSFRPDRQRFGDFGMMKKERIIRALVPYSLTFYFVDKGVQHGASYEYLKAFEEKINKDLKTGNLKIHVIIIPTSRDQMIPRLVNGYGDLALGNYTITEGRLKKVDFSAPLFTGVREIVVTGPDSPEIKTLDDLSGQEVWVRMSSSYDESLETLNESLKKAGKKPVIIKAADENLEDEDILEMVNAGLIEFTVVDSHISEFWSQIFEELELHPDLALRTDGSIAWMMRKDSPELKKVVDGFIEEHKMGTLFGNTIFKRYLRSTDWVDDSLEGEDRERFDSMVELFKKYAGRYDFDWLMIAAQGYQESQLDQSKRSPAGAVGVMQILPSTAKDPNVGIPDIDKLDNNIHAGTKYLRFMTDRYFDEPDMKPPDRMLFAFASYNAGPRKIAQMRELAEKRGLDPDIWFRNVDIVVSDKIGRETVTYVGNIYKYYIAYQMALERNKKKEAVRQAQGLE; encoded by the coding sequence ATGGACAAGACTGCGCCAACCGAGGTTTCCGCGGATTCGGAAGAGGACGATTTTGGCTTTCAGGAAGCGCAGGACGATGAGTCGAACCCTATCTTCAGGAGCTTCCGTCCGGACAGGCAGCGGTTCGGCGACTTCGGCATGATGAAAAAAGAGCGTATAATCCGCGCTCTCGTACCTTACAGCCTGACATTCTATTTCGTGGATAAAGGAGTCCAGCATGGGGCTTCCTATGAATACCTCAAGGCCTTCGAGGAAAAAATAAATAAAGACCTGAAAACGGGCAACCTGAAAATCCACGTCATTATCATCCCCACATCCCGTGACCAGATGATACCCAGGCTCGTCAACGGTTACGGCGACCTTGCTCTCGGGAATTACACGATAACTGAAGGCAGGCTCAAGAAGGTGGATTTCTCGGCCCCTCTTTTCACAGGGGTGAGGGAAATAGTTGTGACCGGACCCGATTCCCCCGAGATAAAGACGCTCGACGACTTGTCCGGGCAGGAGGTCTGGGTGAGGATGTCGAGCAGCTACGACGAGAGCCTTGAGACGCTGAACGAGAGTTTGAAAAAGGCGGGGAAGAAGCCGGTCATCATCAAGGCCGCAGACGAGAACCTCGAGGACGAGGACATACTGGAGATGGTGAACGCCGGACTAATAGAGTTTACGGTTGTCGACAGTCACATATCGGAATTCTGGTCTCAGATTTTTGAGGAATTGGAATTACATCCCGACCTCGCCCTCAGGACGGACGGCAGTATCGCATGGATGATGAGAAAAGACAGCCCCGAGCTCAAAAAAGTAGTCGACGGCTTCATCGAAGAGCATAAGATGGGGACGCTTTTCGGGAATACGATTTTCAAAAGATACCTGCGGAGCACGGATTGGGTGGACGACTCGCTCGAAGGGGAAGACCGCGAAAGGTTCGATTCCATGGTCGAGTTGTTCAAGAAATATGCGGGGCGGTACGATTTCGACTGGCTGATGATCGCCGCGCAGGGTTATCAGGAATCGCAGCTCGATCAGAGTAAGCGGAGCCCGGCCGGAGCCGTCGGCGTAATGCAGATCCTTCCGTCTACGGCAAAGGACCCTAATGTCGGCATTCCGGACATTGATAAACTTGATAACAACATACACGCCGGGACCAAATACCTCCGCTTCATGACAGACCGGTATTTCGACGAGCCCGATATGAAACCCCCCGACCGCATGCTTTTCGCCTTTGCTTCTTATAATGCGGGGCCGAGGAAGATCGCTCAGATGAGGGAGCTTGCGGAGAAAAGGGGGCTCGACCCGGACATCTGGTTCAGGAACGTGGACATAGTGGTTTCCGACAAGATAGGGAGGGAGACCGTCACTTATGTCGGCAATATATATAAATATTACATCGCCTACCAGATGGCTCTCGAGCGGAATAAAAAGAAGGAAGCCGTCAGGCAGGCCCAAGGGTTGGAATGA
- a CDS encoding cation:proton antiporter has translation MQSLTPDNIVIFFLSLGLLLGVARVLGELAQKLHQPAVLGELLAGVILGPTVLGSISPDTSAYLFPQDGPSSVALNAITTLSVTLLMLVAGMEVDLSTIWRQGRIGLKVGTAGMVIPFFLGLIVALIAPLALGRDVDADPVVFSLFFATALSITALPVIAKTLMDLDLYRSDFGMVVISAAILNDLIGWIIFAIILGLIGVEAGHSNNILLTIALTLTFAGFMLTVGRSLIHRSLPFLQAYTRWPGGVVSFALILALLGAAFTEWIGIHAIFGAFIVGVAVGDSSHLRERTRVIIDEFVSFIFAPVFFASIGLNVNFVKQFDLTPVLTVLLIACVCKLAGGILGARWGNMPKRDAWAVGFAMNARGAMEIILGLLALQAGIIRPRLFVALVIMAIVTSMMSGPAMKLILRLGKKRTFQDAISSRLFTRELQAFSSRMAIHELTSMACEASGLNTSEVEAAVWEREETLPTGIGNGVALPHARIDGISKPIVAVGVSDTGIDFDAPDDKLAHVIFLILTPVNDPDTQLEITAELAKLFRGYGMTERVLKTKSYTEFLALVKSSSVETQPA, from the coding sequence ATGCAGAGCCTTACACCTGACAATATTGTAATCTTCTTCCTGTCGCTCGGCTTATTGCTCGGGGTGGCGCGTGTGCTGGGGGAGCTCGCCCAGAAGCTCCATCAGCCGGCCGTACTCGGCGAGCTCCTCGCGGGCGTGATACTCGGTCCGACAGTCCTCGGAAGCATTTCGCCCGATACAAGCGCTTATTTATTTCCGCAGGACGGTCCAAGCTCTGTCGCTCTCAACGCAATCACAACGCTTTCAGTTACACTTTTGATGCTCGTTGCCGGCATGGAGGTCGACCTCTCTACCATTTGGAGGCAGGGCAGGATAGGGCTCAAAGTCGGCACCGCGGGTATGGTAATCCCGTTTTTCCTTGGATTAATTGTAGCATTAATCGCTCCGCTGGCTCTCGGCCGCGACGTAGACGCCGACCCTGTCGTATTCAGTCTTTTTTTCGCTACAGCTTTATCAATTACGGCGCTCCCCGTTATCGCCAAGACGCTTATGGACCTCGATCTATACAGGAGCGATTTCGGAATGGTGGTCATAAGCGCCGCTATATTGAACGACCTTATAGGGTGGATAATCTTCGCTATTATCCTAGGTCTCATAGGCGTCGAGGCAGGACATTCTAACAACATTCTTTTGACGATCGCGCTTACTCTGACGTTCGCAGGATTCATGCTCACAGTAGGACGCTCGCTCATTCATAGATCCCTCCCTTTTTTACAGGCTTATACACGGTGGCCCGGCGGAGTGGTGAGTTTCGCTCTCATCCTGGCGCTTCTCGGAGCTGCGTTTACCGAATGGATCGGGATCCACGCCATATTCGGCGCTTTCATAGTAGGAGTGGCGGTAGGGGATTCCTCGCACTTGCGCGAGCGTACAAGGGTAATTATCGACGAGTTCGTTTCCTTTATTTTCGCACCGGTATTTTTCGCAAGCATAGGATTGAATGTAAATTTCGTCAAACAATTCGATCTCACGCCCGTATTGACCGTATTGCTGATCGCGTGCGTCTGCAAGCTCGCGGGCGGAATACTCGGCGCAAGGTGGGGTAATATGCCTAAGCGCGACGCCTGGGCGGTCGGGTTCGCGATGAACGCCAGGGGCGCGATGGAAATAATCCTGGGCCTCCTCGCCCTGCAGGCGGGCATTATACGACCGCGCCTGTTCGTTGCACTTGTAATCATGGCCATCGTCACTTCGATGATGAGCGGCCCGGCTATGAAGCTGATACTCCGTCTCGGCAAGAAAAGGACGTTCCAGGATGCCATCTCCTCAAGGCTCTTTACACGCGAGCTGCAAGCCTTCTCGAGCCGCATGGCTATACACGAGCTTACGTCGATGGCTTGCGAAGCGTCGGGCCTGAACACGAGCGAAGTGGAAGCGGCCGTCTGGGAAAGGGAGGAGACGCTTCCCACGGGGATCGGCAACGGGGTCGCGCTCCCCCACGCCCGAATCGACGGCATCAGCAAGCCCATAGTGGCGGTCGGCGTCTCCGACACGGGTATCGATTTCGACGCGCCCGACGACAAGCTCGCGCACGTGATATTCCTCATCCTCACCCCCGTCAACGACCCGGATACGCAGCTCGAAATCACGGCCGAGCTGGCGAAGCTTTTCCGCGGATACGGAATGACTGAACGGGTGTTAAAGACAAAAAGTTATACGGAATTCCTAGCGCTCGTGAAGAGCTCGTCCGTCGAGACCCAGCCGGCTTAG
- a CDS encoding DUF2092 domain-containing protein — protein sequence MKRQAFRVCTCFTILFFFFVLPAYPQTEQGVEVKDAPRIDPESMSDLLESLEFLSKAGRFSFTAETEYDALQGNGQKIEFGGVHKLTVVRPDKVRSDIVSRDGTKKVFVFDGKDIYFSDLEQNVYASVPRPGDINQAIDYFTEDLQMPLPLGQIISTDVSEMVKKEIYAGGFVDQATINGVLCDHLAFRTENIDFQVWIAAEGDPLQMRLVIDYKNAPGEPQFRAMFKDWNFKPEVSGSLFVFVPAENMQKIAFAPVLRAEIKTEENEGEKK from the coding sequence ATGAAGAGACAGGCTTTCAGGGTATGTACCTGTTTTACCATTCTTTTTTTCTTCTTCGTTTTACCCGCATATCCACAGACGGAGCAGGGCGTCGAGGTCAAAGACGCGCCCAGGATCGATCCCGAATCCATGTCTGATCTTTTGGAATCGCTCGAATTCCTCTCCAAGGCGGGGAGATTCAGCTTCACCGCGGAAACGGAATACGACGCACTTCAGGGGAACGGGCAGAAGATAGAGTTCGGAGGTGTCCATAAGCTGACGGTTGTCCGTCCCGACAAGGTGCGCTCGGATATAGTTTCAAGGGACGGGACGAAGAAGGTGTTCGTGTTCGACGGGAAGGACATCTATTTCTCCGACCTTGAGCAGAACGTCTACGCGAGCGTGCCGAGGCCGGGGGATATCAACCAGGCCATAGACTACTTCACCGAAGACCTCCAGATGCCGCTCCCGCTCGGACAGATCATCTCGACCGACGTGTCCGAGATGGTGAAGAAGGAGATTTACGCGGGAGGGTTCGTCGACCAGGCGACGATAAACGGGGTACTTTGCGACCACCTGGCGTTCAGGACGGAGAACATAGACTTTCAGGTCTGGATCGCAGCCGAGGGCGACCCGCTACAGATGAGGCTCGTCATCGACTACAAAAACGCTCCGGGAGAGCCGCAGTTCAGGGCGATGTTCAAGGACTGGAACTTCAAGCCCGAAGTATCCGGTTCGCTCTTCGTGTTCGTACCGGCGGAGAATATGCAGAAGATCGCTTTCGCGCCGGTCCTGCGCGCGGAGATAAAAACCGAGGAAAATGAGGGAGAGAAGAAATGA